In the Xiamenia xianingshaonis genome, one interval contains:
- a CDS encoding acyl-CoA dehydratase activase-related protein, producing MPNFFSAPYADVRVVGIPRALLFHRYGALWTTFFEALGRTVVVSEPTTRDTVAAGTALSTDESCLASKIFLGHVDELRECCDAVFVPCYDNEGARRAFCTKFQAAPDVVANTFCDPPVRVLSCSVNETADKQDARQAFLSLAMKLGAMPKQAKHAWKAAVRAQQEAEKAACARTKATFDAVRRAEEAGEAPLTILLAAHPYLTYDPSIGGTIAEMLRNLGANVVMACENDRKKTLAASFDFSETMPWIVNREIIGAITLLHDAVDGIVLVSAFPCGPDSMTDDAIVRCIQGKPILNLTVDAQSGTAGLETRVESFVDILRYQKRGGYIHGEA from the coding sequence GTGCCGAACTTCTTTTCCGCCCCCTATGCCGACGTGCGCGTCGTCGGCATTCCGCGGGCGCTGCTGTTTCACCGCTACGGCGCGCTGTGGACGACGTTTTTCGAAGCGCTCGGACGCACCGTCGTCGTATCGGAGCCGACCACCAGAGACACCGTCGCGGCCGGCACGGCGCTGTCGACCGACGAAAGCTGCCTGGCGAGCAAAATCTTCCTCGGACACGTCGATGAGCTGCGCGAATGCTGCGACGCCGTGTTCGTTCCCTGCTACGACAACGAAGGAGCCCGCCGCGCGTTCTGCACGAAGTTCCAAGCCGCGCCCGACGTCGTCGCCAACACGTTTTGCGACCCGCCCGTGCGCGTGCTGTCGTGCTCGGTGAACGAGACCGCCGACAAGCAAGACGCCCGCCAGGCGTTTCTGTCGCTCGCGATGAAGCTGGGCGCCATGCCGAAGCAGGCGAAGCACGCCTGGAAGGCGGCGGTGCGAGCCCAGCAGGAAGCCGAAAAGGCGGCGTGCGCCCGCACGAAGGCCACGTTCGACGCGGTCCGTCGCGCCGAAGAGGCCGGCGAAGCGCCGCTGACCATCCTGCTGGCGGCGCATCCGTATTTGACCTACGACCCCTCCATCGGCGGCACCATTGCAGAAATGCTGCGCAACTTGGGCGCAAACGTCGTGATGGCCTGCGAAAACGATCGCAAAAAGACGCTTGCCGCCAGCTTCGACTTCTCCGAGACCATGCCGTGGATCGTGAACCGCGAGATCATCGGGGCCATCACGCTTCTGCACGACGCCGTCGACGGCATCGTGCTGGTCAGCGCGTTTCCGTGCGGGCCGGACTCTATGACCGACGACGCCATCGTGCGCTGCATCCAGGGCAAGCCGATTTTGAACCTGACGGTGGACGCGCAAAGCGGCACGGCGGGGCTTGAGACGCGCGTCGAAAGCTTCGTCGACATCTTGCGCTACCAGAAGCGAGGGGGCTATATCCATGGCGAAGCATAA
- a CDS encoding SpoVA/SpoVAEb family sporulation membrane protein has protein sequence MKLKSVIYSFFLGGLLALVAQAIAAVWTTVLPGTPLEFFMGGATLVSMGVLGFVLAGFAVYQRFEEWATFGALLPFSGFSMAVGMKMVVPWTKGANMKDTIWPGLWLVIWFNAVGAIVCIAFGYLCGIMGVAPVVAAKTTSSLIFPGAFLMGGILCAVFQIVYLAVKAITPKCKPVWILMTAWMVGALLAPIGVSGSLVNMFGQGFAVMIPIGGYNMFNVGMAFAAGEMAEGLIHLGSFLLAVLGLFVCGLMTFVIYNSKFGRTPLKQVHLQQAQASVEELSETEAAPKHAQKTPALDGDLEFKGAH, from the coding sequence ATGAAGCTGAAATCGGTCATTTACAGTTTCTTTCTTGGTGGCCTGCTGGCGCTTGTCGCGCAGGCAATCGCCGCCGTCTGGACAACGGTTTTGCCCGGCACTCCCCTGGAGTTCTTCATGGGCGGCGCAACGCTGGTGAGCATGGGCGTGCTCGGATTCGTGCTCGCGGGCTTTGCGGTCTATCAGCGGTTCGAGGAATGGGCGACGTTCGGCGCGCTGCTTCCGTTCTCGGGCTTTTCCATGGCGGTCGGCATGAAGATGGTCGTGCCGTGGACCAAGGGCGCAAACATGAAAGACACGATCTGGCCGGGCCTGTGGCTGGTCATCTGGTTTAATGCGGTGGGCGCCATCGTCTGCATCGCGTTCGGCTACCTGTGCGGCATCATGGGCGTGGCGCCGGTCGTCGCCGCAAAGACGACCTCGAGCCTCATCTTCCCCGGCGCCTTCCTCATGGGCGGCATCCTGTGCGCCGTGTTCCAGATCGTGTACCTGGCCGTCAAGGCCATCACGCCGAAGTGCAAGCCGGTCTGGATCCTGATGACGGCGTGGATGGTTGGCGCGCTGCTCGCCCCGATCGGCGTGTCTGGCTCGCTGGTGAACATGTTCGGCCAGGGCTTTGCCGTCATGATCCCCATCGGCGGCTACAACATGTTCAACGTCGGCATGGCCTTTGCCGCCGGCGAGATGGCAGAAGGCCTCATTCACCTCGGTTCGTTCCTTCTTGCGGTGCTTGGCCTGTTTGTCTGCGGTCTCATGACGTTTGTGATTTACAATTCCAAGTTCGGACGCACGCCGCTCAAGCAGGTCCACCTGCAGCAGGCTCAGGCTTCGGTCGAGGAATTGAGCGAAACCGAGGCAGCTCCGAAGCATGCGCAGAAAACACCTGCGCTTGACGGCGATTTGGAATTCAAGGGAGCGCACTAG
- a CDS encoding TrmH family RNA methyltransferase gives MIEAADSLDDERLDAYARLTDTQLRNRLEPEKGLFIAESAKVIERALAAGCEPLSLLMEGKWLDPLADLLKDVERRWPGVPVFVLPHDELERLTGFEVTRGALGAFRRPALPPAEELLRDARLVAVLEDITNPTNVGAIFRSAAALGVDAVLVTPGCYDPLYRRAVRVSMGTVFQVPWCRIGDDVAGKGAHGNVERAGGWAKTGLPLLHDLGFSVAAMALTDRSVPLDDPALAECDRLAVVLGTEGEGLADSTIAQADFTVRIPMANGVDSLNVAAASAVAFWQLRRS, from the coding sequence GTGATCGAAGCGGCGGATTCGCTTGACGACGAGCGGCTTGACGCGTACGCCCGGCTGACCGACACGCAGCTGCGAAATCGGTTGGAGCCGGAGAAAGGCCTGTTCATCGCTGAGTCGGCGAAGGTGATCGAGCGGGCGTTGGCGGCGGGGTGCGAGCCGCTGTCGCTGTTGATGGAGGGCAAGTGGCTGGATCCTTTGGCCGATCTGCTGAAAGACGTCGAGCGCCGCTGGCCGGGGGTGCCGGTGTTCGTGCTGCCGCACGACGAACTTGAGCGCCTGACCGGCTTCGAGGTGACGCGCGGGGCGCTGGGCGCGTTTCGGCGTCCGGCGCTGCCGCCGGCCGAAGAGCTGCTGCGCGACGCCCGCCTGGTCGCGGTGCTTGAAGACATCACGAATCCTACGAACGTCGGGGCCATCTTCCGCTCGGCCGCGGCGCTGGGGGTGGACGCCGTGCTGGTGACGCCCGGGTGCTACGATCCGCTGTACCGTCGCGCGGTGCGCGTGTCGATGGGCACGGTGTTCCAGGTGCCGTGGTGCCGCATCGGCGATGACGTGGCGGGCAAGGGGGCGCACGGCAACGTCGAGCGAGCGGGCGGCTGGGCGAAAACAGGCCTGCCGCTCTTGCATGACCTGGGGTTTTCGGTGGCCGCAATGGCGCTGACCGACCGGTCGGTTCCGCTGGACGACCCGGCGCTTGCCGAATGCGATCGCCTGGCCGTGGTGCTGGGCACCGAGGGGGAAGGCCTGGCCGATTCCACCATCGCGCAAGCCGACTTCACCGTGCGCATCCCCATGGCCAACGGCGTCGATTCCCTGAACGTCGCAGCTGCCAGCGCGGTCGCCTTTTGGCAGCTGCGCCGCTCGTAG
- a CDS encoding universal stress protein encodes MAVNHILVAYDESEGADRALAMAADLAALDANLRVDVVYVVPIPLLDQRQQEGFRDILDMMISDGESLLTDAIDKLGADVALQFDSLLLTGASPATEILKLLQQRNNYDMVIVGNRGLSGLKEYTGSVSLKILNGAQVPVLIVK; translated from the coding sequence ATGGCTGTCAATCACATTCTTGTCGCATACGACGAATCCGAGGGAGCCGACCGTGCGCTCGCCATGGCCGCCGACTTGGCGGCGCTCGATGCGAACCTGCGCGTCGACGTGGTCTACGTGGTGCCCATTCCCTTGCTTGACCAGCGGCAACAGGAAGGCTTCCGCGACATTTTGGACATGATGATCTCCGACGGCGAAAGCCTGCTGACCGACGCCATCGACAAGCTGGGCGCAGACGTGGCGCTGCAGTTCGACTCGCTGCTGCTGACCGGCGCAAGCCCTGCGACCGAAATCCTCAAGCTTTTGCAGCAGCGCAATAACTACGACATGGTCATTGTGGGCAACCGCGGGCTGTCGGGCCTGAAAGAGTACACGGGCAGCGTCAGCCTGAAAATCCTCAACGGCGCGCAGGTTCCCGTGCTCATCGTGAAGTAA
- a CDS encoding acyl-CoA dehydratase activase, with protein MTDAYLGIDIGSISTKGVIIDESRTIVARAYLWTEGNPAEAARRVVSELASQIDRDEVRVRAVGTTGSARRLVGAMTGATMIKNEITAHAVGTTYLHPDVRTILEIGGQDSKIICVENGVAVDYAMNTLCAAGTGAFLSSQAHRLGVEVEKFGEIALSSSKPANIAARCTVFAESDLVHKIQVGYAREDIIAGLCRAVATNYLNNVGKGKAIAAPVVFQGGVSKNVGVVKAFEDELGMPVTVDADGHLMGAFGVALLAADDAERPSGRGRNAGVGSAATEAGRRGAFSPDETGRPAFNFDELDTFEFATREVECQKCSNHCEIICVYRDRDLIDSWGNRCEKGEIKAK; from the coding sequence ATGACGGATGCGTATTTGGGGATCGACATCGGGTCCATTTCGACAAAAGGCGTGATCATCGACGAGAGCCGCACCATTGTGGCGCGGGCGTACCTGTGGACGGAAGGCAACCCCGCCGAAGCCGCGCGGCGCGTGGTGAGCGAGCTGGCGTCGCAGATCGACCGCGACGAGGTGCGCGTGCGGGCGGTCGGCACCACAGGCAGCGCACGGCGGCTCGTAGGCGCGATGACGGGCGCGACGATGATCAAGAACGAGATCACGGCGCACGCGGTGGGCACGACGTACCTGCATCCCGACGTGCGGACGATCCTGGAAATCGGCGGGCAGGACTCGAAGATCATCTGCGTGGAAAACGGCGTTGCAGTCGACTACGCGATGAACACGCTGTGCGCCGCCGGGACCGGGGCCTTCCTGTCGAGCCAGGCGCATCGGCTCGGCGTCGAGGTGGAAAAGTTCGGCGAGATCGCGCTGTCGTCGAGCAAGCCGGCGAACATCGCGGCGCGCTGCACGGTGTTCGCGGAGTCCGACCTGGTACACAAGATCCAGGTGGGCTATGCCCGCGAAGACATCATTGCCGGGCTGTGCCGCGCGGTGGCGACGAACTACCTAAACAACGTCGGCAAAGGGAAGGCGATCGCCGCGCCGGTCGTGTTCCAAGGCGGCGTGTCGAAAAACGTGGGCGTCGTGAAGGCGTTCGAGGACGAGCTGGGCATGCCGGTGACCGTCGACGCGGACGGGCACCTGATGGGGGCGTTCGGCGTGGCGCTCTTGGCCGCCGACGACGCGGAACGGCCGAGCGGACGGGGCCGCAACGCCGGCGTGGGATCGGCGGCGACCGAAGCCGGCCGGCGCGGGGCGTTCTCGCCAGACGAGACCGGGCGGCCTGCGTTCAACTTCGACGAGCTGGACACGTTCGAGTTCGCCACGCGCGAGGTGGAATGCCAGAAGTGCTCGAACCACTGCGAGATCATCTGCGTGTACCGCGACCGCGACCTGATAGACTCGTGGGGCAATCGCTGCGAAAAAGGTGAGATCAAGGCGAAGTAG
- a CDS encoding SGNH/GDSL hydrolase family protein, translating into MGTTRKFSIVGDSISTLRGHNPEGWRVYYEGAEADAAGVHAPEDTWWDAVIRHFDGVLVANASYSGSMAEGAGFPAGCSPERAAAAAPDDEAPDDVVVLLGINDYGWGSAAAQALGASAAAPADQAADLGFPTYGRPARPCADDAAQAVRREGLVRGLQAQAAASPEARLSRFAAAYDAMVARLRAVCPAARIWCCTLVPGRVAGQASSTHAYALRGIPFDAYNDAIRAAAARHGARTADIRAFGQDYEATDGTHPTKRGMAQLAAMVVSAMEGRPYAGDPSLTSQNACPLGRGTCEGCRCADVEPTRWSCVCTALMPAAHA; encoded by the coding sequence ATGGGCACGACCAGGAAGTTCTCGATTGTGGGGGATTCTATCAGCACGCTTCGAGGGCACAACCCAGAAGGCTGGCGGGTGTACTACGAAGGCGCGGAGGCCGACGCGGCGGGCGTGCACGCGCCCGAAGACACCTGGTGGGACGCGGTGATCAGGCACTTCGACGGCGTTCTTGTTGCGAACGCGTCGTATTCGGGCAGCATGGCGGAAGGCGCGGGCTTCCCGGCGGGGTGCAGCCCCGAACGCGCCGCTGCGGCGGCCCCGGACGATGAGGCGCCCGACGACGTGGTGGTGCTTCTCGGCATCAACGACTACGGGTGGGGAAGCGCCGCCGCTCAAGCGCTGGGCGCAAGTGCCGCCGCCCCGGCAGATCAAGCAGCTGACCTGGGCTTTCCCACGTACGGCCGCCCGGCGCGTCCCTGCGCGGACGACGCGGCGCAGGCCGTTCGGCGCGAAGGGCTCGTGCGCGGGCTGCAGGCCCAGGCCGCCGCATCGCCCGAAGCGCGGCTTTCCCGGTTCGCTGCCGCCTACGACGCCATGGTCGCCCGTCTGCGGGCAGTCTGCCCCGCCGCCCGCATCTGGTGCTGCACGCTCGTGCCCGGCCGGGTGGCGGGACAGGCGTCGTCCACCCATGCCTACGCCCTGCGCGGCATCCCCTTCGACGCGTACAACGACGCCATTCGCGCCGCTGCCGCCCGCCACGGCGCCCGTACGGCCGACATCCGCGCCTTTGGGCAGGACTACGAGGCGACCGACGGCACGCACCCCACCAAGCGCGGCATGGCCCAGCTGGCGGCCATGGTCGTCTCCGCCATGGAAGGGCGCCCCTATGCGGGCGATCCGTCTCTGACCTCGCAAAACGCCTGCCCCCTTGGCCGCGGCACCTGCGAAGGCTGCCGCTGCGCCGACGTCGAGCCAACCCGCTGGTCCTGCGTCTGCACCGCGCTCATGCCCGCCGCGCACGCATAA
- a CDS encoding gamma-glutamyl-gamma-aminobutyrate hydrolase family protein yields the protein MGTEANIFSTASETEPNGERPGRADASETMPAAGGRPLVGIVPTHLPGEASLRLPDRYNHAVIAAGGTPLVLPIVDEHSVYEALFPLLDAFILTGGQDIDPARYNETVQPGGTLEQTLSEFTPAREELEACVLRYAHAFDVPLLGICRGMQVINVFFGGSLFVDLEQQHPLPTCALDGVAPDETLDLLERQPIEHWQKKAYEVATHFVDVAPTSKLGRLLKADRMPVNSMHHQGVRTVAPRFEPVAYATDGLVEAIECPRYRFMMGVQWHPEFFAGDKSMGRLFAALINEAQAYRAERLEKAGTTPSRAAIEATNTWKSPENPWPDAVFGEYI from the coding sequence ATGGGCACCGAAGCAAACATCTTCAGCACCGCAAGCGAAACCGAGCCGAACGGCGAACGGCCCGGTCGCGCCGACGCGTCAGAAACCATGCCGGCCGCCGGCGGGCGGCCCTTGGTGGGCATCGTGCCGACGCACCTGCCCGGCGAAGCGTCCCTGCGCCTTCCCGACCGCTACAACCACGCGGTCATCGCGGCGGGCGGAACGCCGCTCGTGCTGCCCATCGTCGACGAGCATTCGGTGTACGAGGCGCTGTTTCCCCTGCTCGACGCATTCATTCTGACCGGCGGGCAAGACATCGACCCCGCCCGGTACAACGAGACCGTCCAACCCGGCGGCACCCTCGAGCAGACGCTTTCGGAATTCACGCCCGCCCGCGAAGAGCTTGAAGCGTGCGTGCTGCGATACGCCCACGCCTTCGACGTGCCGCTTTTGGGCATCTGCCGCGGAATGCAGGTCATCAACGTGTTCTTCGGCGGATCGCTGTTCGTGGACCTGGAGCAGCAGCACCCCCTGCCCACCTGCGCGCTTGACGGCGTCGCGCCTGACGAGACGCTTGACCTGCTGGAACGCCAACCGATCGAACACTGGCAGAAGAAGGCGTACGAAGTGGCGACGCATTTCGTGGACGTGGCGCCGACGTCCAAGCTCGGGCGGCTCCTAAAGGCCGACCGCATGCCGGTGAATTCCATGCACCACCAGGGCGTTCGCACGGTGGCGCCGCGATTCGAGCCCGTGGCGTACGCGACCGATGGGCTGGTCGAGGCCATCGAATGCCCCCGGTACCGCTTCATGATGGGCGTGCAATGGCACCCCGAGTTTTTCGCCGGCGACAAGTCGATGGGCCGCCTGTTCGCCGCACTCATCAACGAAGCGCAAGCCTACCGCGCCGAGCGGCTAGAAAAAGCCGGCACCACGCCAAGCAGAGCCGCCATCGAAGCCACCAACACGTGGAAAAGCCCCGAAAACCCCTGGCCAGACGCAGTTTTCGGGGAGTATATCTAG
- the htpG gene encoding molecular chaperone HtpG, with protein sequence MKKFKTESQKLLDLMINSIYTNREIFLRELVSNASDAVDKLYFASLTDSDIQLNRADLRILVSFDADARTVTVSDNGIGMTQDQLDKNLGTIAHSDSMAFKADNAERQGDDVDIIGQFGVGFYSAFMVAKKVRVVSRAFGSDEAWAWESNGVDGYTIEPAARDEHGTDVVLTLKDNTDDESFDEFLTEYGLKNLIKRYSNYVRYPIQMEVTKTREVLKPEVIGEEGDTEDTPASPEYETYAELDTINSMIPIWKRQKSEVTPEEYAEFYKADFHDFADPAATFSIHAEGALSYDALLFIPSRAPYDLYSKDFKKGLALYSSNVLIMEKCEELLPDHYNFVRGVVDSQDLTLNISRETLQHNSQLRAIAKRIEKKVTSELKKMLENDRDTYETFFQNFGRGLEFGIYHSYGALKSELSDLLLFWSAKQKKRVTFAEYVAAKEEGQTAIYYAVGETVERLEKMPVVKAVLSRGYDVLLCTQDVDEFCFQTMMNYGEGDDALALKNVAGGDLDLATEDEKAAAEAVTKENADLFAAMKEALGDAVSDVAVSSRLTDEPAALTAAGPVSLEMERILSQMPDSPGITSERVLELNATHPVFAALRTAQEAGDAEKVRLYADILYNQALLMAGMPLEDPVAYANEVAGLMK encoded by the coding sequence GTGAAAAAGTTCAAAACCGAAAGCCAAAAGCTGCTCGATCTCATGATCAACTCCATCTATACGAACCGCGAGATCTTCCTGCGCGAGCTCGTCTCGAACGCCTCGGATGCGGTCGACAAGCTCTACTTTGCCAGCCTCACCGATTCCGACATTCAGCTCAACCGCGCTGACCTGCGCATTCTCGTCAGCTTCGACGCCGATGCGCGGACCGTCACCGTCAGCGACAACGGCATCGGCATGACGCAGGACCAGCTCGACAAAAACCTCGGTACCATCGCGCATTCCGATTCGATGGCGTTCAAGGCCGACAACGCCGAGCGCCAAGGCGACGACGTCGACATCATCGGCCAGTTCGGCGTCGGCTTCTATTCGGCGTTCATGGTCGCCAAGAAGGTCCGCGTCGTGTCCCGCGCGTTCGGGTCCGACGAGGCCTGGGCCTGGGAATCCAACGGCGTCGACGGCTACACCATCGAGCCCGCCGCCCGCGACGAGCACGGCACCGACGTCGTCCTCACGCTGAAGGACAACACCGACGACGAAAGCTTCGACGAATTCCTCACCGAATACGGCTTGAAGAACCTCATCAAGCGCTACAGCAACTATGTGCGCTACCCCATCCAAATGGAGGTCACCAAGACGCGCGAAGTGCTGAAACCCGAGGTCATCGGCGAGGAAGGCGACACGGAAGACACGCCCGCCAGCCCCGAATACGAAACCTACGCCGAGCTTGACACCATCAACTCGATGATCCCCATTTGGAAGCGCCAGAAATCCGAGGTCACGCCGGAAGAGTACGCCGAGTTCTACAAGGCCGACTTCCACGACTTCGCCGATCCCGCCGCCACGTTCTCCATCCACGCGGAAGGCGCGCTGTCCTACGACGCGCTGCTGTTCATTCCCAGCCGCGCCCCGTACGACCTGTACAGCAAGGACTTCAAGAAGGGCCTGGCGCTCTACAGCTCCAACGTGCTCATCATGGAAAAATGCGAAGAGCTGCTGCCCGACCATTACAACTTCGTGCGCGGCGTCGTCGACAGCCAGGACCTCACGCTCAACATCAGCCGCGAAACGCTGCAGCACAACAGCCAGCTGCGCGCCATCGCCAAGCGCATTGAGAAGAAGGTCACGTCCGAGCTGAAAAAGATGCTCGAAAACGACCGCGACACGTACGAGACGTTTTTCCAGAACTTCGGCCGCGGGCTGGAATTCGGCATCTACCACAGCTACGGAGCGTTGAAAAGCGAGCTGTCCGACCTGCTGCTGTTCTGGAGCGCGAAGCAGAAGAAGCGCGTGACGTTTGCCGAATACGTCGCCGCGAAAGAAGAGGGGCAGACCGCCATCTACTACGCCGTCGGCGAGACGGTCGAGCGGCTTGAGAAGATGCCGGTGGTGAAGGCGGTGCTCTCGCGCGGCTATGACGTGCTGCTGTGCACGCAGGACGTGGACGAGTTCTGCTTCCAGACGATGATGAACTACGGCGAAGGCGACGACGCGTTGGCGCTCAAAAACGTCGCGGGCGGCGACCTTGATTTGGCGACGGAGGACGAAAAGGCGGCCGCCGAAGCCGTGACCAAGGAAAACGCCGACCTGTTCGCAGCCATGAAAGAGGCGCTGGGCGATGCGGTGTCCGACGTGGCGGTGTCGTCGCGGCTGACCGACGAGCCGGCGGCCCTCACGGCGGCGGGGCCGGTGTCGCTTGAGATGGAGCGCATTCTGTCGCAGATGCCCGACAGCCCCGGCATCACGTCCGAGCGCGTGCTGGAGCTGAACGCGACGCATCCCGTGTTCGCGGCGCTGCGCACGGCGCAGGAGGCCGGCGACGCCGAGAAGGTGCGCCTGTATGCCGACATTCTGTACAACCAGGCGCTTTTGATGGCCGGCATGCCGCTTGAAGATCCGGTGGCGTATGCGAACGAAGTGGCCGGTTTGATGAAGTAG